In Syngnathus scovelli strain Florida chromosome 11, RoL_Ssco_1.2, whole genome shotgun sequence, one DNA window encodes the following:
- the tfe3b gene encoding transcription factor E3b isoform X2, which translates to MSSRVLMRQQLMREQAQEQERREAQQQVSASQLRPTDSTPAISVSLPPNAARPPPAQVPVAVLKVQSHLENPTKYHIQQAQRQQVKQYLSTTLSNNAITQTLGVSPVPQCSSAPEVSHTASSAPNSPMALLNISSNKEEIEDVIDDIISLESSFNDDIITLIDSSLQLPSTLPGNLLDVYHSPGMAAPTLTVSNSCPADLPNIKREIAADTKAFMKERQKKDNHNLIERRRRFNINDRIKELGTLVPKSSDPEMRWNKGTILKASVDYIRKLQKEQQRAKDVELRQKKLEQANQSLMLRIQELELQARVHGLSSNTASISPGLGSGPGLLQQHQQTLANGQSLHPGADATSGLTLLNLGAAGVGQPLPTAFLSPPSSDSPAGVTISSPLDLGTLSFAELEDTSASALYPDVGLGDILMDDGCTLSPEAAAEPLFSPLSPGASKSSSRRSSLEMDEDL; encoded by the exons ATGTCGTCACGTGTGTTGATGCGGCAGCAGCTGATGCGAGAGCAAGCTCAGGAGCAGGAGAGACGAGAGGCCCAGCAACAAGTCTCTGCCTCTCAGCTTCGGCCCACTGACTCCACTCCTGCCATCTCCGTCTCACTGCCTCCAAATGCTGCCCGCCCGCCTCCCGCACAGGTTCCCGTGGCGGTGCTGAAA GTGCAGAGCCACCTCGAGAACCCCACCAAGTATCACATCCAGCAGGCTCAGAGGCAACAGGTGAAGCAGTACCTCTCCACTACTCTGAGTAACAACGCCATTACTCAGACGCTCGGTGTATCGCCTGTGCCACAGTGCAGTTCGGCCCCTGAGGTGTCTCACACCGCCAGCAGCGCCCCCAACAGCCCGATGGCGCTCCTTAACATCAGTTCCAACAAGGAGGAA ATCGAAGACGTTATCGACGATATAATTAGTCTTGAATCCAGTTTTAATGACGACATCATTACGTTGATTGACTCGAGTCTTCAGTTACCAAGTACG cTCCCAGGAAATCTTCTGGATGTGTACCACAGCCCTGGAATGGCAGCGCCCACCCTTACTGTCAGCAACTCCTGTCCTGCGGATCTTCCAAATATCAAAAGGGAAATTGCCG CTGATACCAAAGCTTTTATGAAGGAGAGGCAAAAGAAAGACAACCACAACCTTA TTGAGAGGAGGCGGAGATTTAATATCAACGACCGTATCAAGGAGCTTGGTACTCTCGTACCAAAATCGAGTGACCC TGAGATGCGCTGGAACAAAGGCACCATTCTGAAGGCCTCTGTGGATTACATCCGTAAATTACAGAAGGAGCAACAGCGTGCCAAGGATGTCGAGCTACGGCAGAAGAAATTGGAACAAGCCAACCAAAGTTTAATGTTGcgcatccag GAGCTGGAACTACAAGCACGTGTCCACGGCCTCTCTTCCAACACCGCCAGCATCTCGCCTGGCCTGGGCTCCGGTCCCGGCCTGCTGCAGCAGCACCAGCAAACGCTTGCCAACGGCCAGTCCCTCCATCCCGGCGCAGACGCAACGTCCGGGCTCACCCTTCTCAATCTGGGCGCGGCAGGCGTCGGACAGCCCCTGCCCACCGCCTTCCTCTCCCCGCcttcctcagacagtccggccgGCGTGACCATCAGCAGCCCTTTAGACTTGGGCACTTTGAGCTTTGCCGAGTTGGAGGACACCTCCGCCTCGGCGCTTTACCCAGACGTGGGCTTAGGGGACATTCTTATGGACGACGGGTGCACCCTGTCTCCGGAGGCGGCGGCCGAGCCCCTCTTCTCACCTTTGTCACCGGGCGCCTCGAAAAGCAGCAGCCGCAGGAGCAGCCTTGAGATGGACGAAGACTTGTGA
- the tfe3b gene encoding transcription factor E3b isoform X1, protein MSSRVLMRQQLMREQAQEQERREAQQQVSASQLRPTDSTPAISVSLPPNAARPPPAQVPVAVLKVQSHLENPTKYHIQQAQRQQVKQYLSTTLSNNAITQTLGVSPVPQCSSAPEVSHTASSAPNSPMALLNISSNKEEIEDVIDDIISLESSFNDDIITLIDSSLQLPSTLPGNLLDVYHSPGMAAPTLTVSNSCPADLPNIKREIAEADTKAFMKERQKKDNHNLIERRRRFNINDRIKELGTLVPKSSDPEMRWNKGTILKASVDYIRKLQKEQQRAKDVELRQKKLEQANQSLMLRIQELELQARVHGLSSNTASISPGLGSGPGLLQQHQQTLANGQSLHPGADATSGLTLLNLGAAGVGQPLPTAFLSPPSSDSPAGVTISSPLDLGTLSFAELEDTSASALYPDVGLGDILMDDGCTLSPEAAAEPLFSPLSPGASKSSSRRSSLEMDEDL, encoded by the exons ATGTCGTCACGTGTGTTGATGCGGCAGCAGCTGATGCGAGAGCAAGCTCAGGAGCAGGAGAGACGAGAGGCCCAGCAACAAGTCTCTGCCTCTCAGCTTCGGCCCACTGACTCCACTCCTGCCATCTCCGTCTCACTGCCTCCAAATGCTGCCCGCCCGCCTCCCGCACAGGTTCCCGTGGCGGTGCTGAAA GTGCAGAGCCACCTCGAGAACCCCACCAAGTATCACATCCAGCAGGCTCAGAGGCAACAGGTGAAGCAGTACCTCTCCACTACTCTGAGTAACAACGCCATTACTCAGACGCTCGGTGTATCGCCTGTGCCACAGTGCAGTTCGGCCCCTGAGGTGTCTCACACCGCCAGCAGCGCCCCCAACAGCCCGATGGCGCTCCTTAACATCAGTTCCAACAAGGAGGAA ATCGAAGACGTTATCGACGATATAATTAGTCTTGAATCCAGTTTTAATGACGACATCATTACGTTGATTGACTCGAGTCTTCAGTTACCAAGTACG cTCCCAGGAAATCTTCTGGATGTGTACCACAGCCCTGGAATGGCAGCGCCCACCCTTACTGTCAGCAACTCCTGTCCTGCGGATCTTCCAAATATCAAAAGGGAAATTGCCG AAGCTGATACCAAAGCTTTTATGAAGGAGAGGCAAAAGAAAGACAACCACAACCTTA TTGAGAGGAGGCGGAGATTTAATATCAACGACCGTATCAAGGAGCTTGGTACTCTCGTACCAAAATCGAGTGACCC TGAGATGCGCTGGAACAAAGGCACCATTCTGAAGGCCTCTGTGGATTACATCCGTAAATTACAGAAGGAGCAACAGCGTGCCAAGGATGTCGAGCTACGGCAGAAGAAATTGGAACAAGCCAACCAAAGTTTAATGTTGcgcatccag GAGCTGGAACTACAAGCACGTGTCCACGGCCTCTCTTCCAACACCGCCAGCATCTCGCCTGGCCTGGGCTCCGGTCCCGGCCTGCTGCAGCAGCACCAGCAAACGCTTGCCAACGGCCAGTCCCTCCATCCCGGCGCAGACGCAACGTCCGGGCTCACCCTTCTCAATCTGGGCGCGGCAGGCGTCGGACAGCCCCTGCCCACCGCCTTCCTCTCCCCGCcttcctcagacagtccggccgGCGTGACCATCAGCAGCCCTTTAGACTTGGGCACTTTGAGCTTTGCCGAGTTGGAGGACACCTCCGCCTCGGCGCTTTACCCAGACGTGGGCTTAGGGGACATTCTTATGGACGACGGGTGCACCCTGTCTCCGGAGGCGGCGGCCGAGCCCCTCTTCTCACCTTTGTCACCGGGCGCCTCGAAAAGCAGCAGCCGCAGGAGCAGCCTTGAGATGGACGAAGACTTGTGA
- the gnl3l gene encoding guanine nucleotide-binding protein-like 3-like protein: MSKSKQRRAKRLGFLGKRKNNDGKNADASGATNSKASHLQHGKDRNPEEIRKQRLQELQEKQKISREQQLMKKRNLQSFQNDILQRQREFEQRETEMQSLEKHVHFENENSRKAYYREFKKVVEASDVILEVLDARDPLGCRCPQVEQAVIQSGTNKKIVLVLNKIDLVSKEIVEKWIKYLRNEFPTVAFKASTQQQSKNLKRSNVKVTQATTELLSSSACVGADCLMKLLGNYCRNLDIKTAITVGVVGFPNVGKSSLINSLKRARACSVGATPGVTKCLQEVHLDKHIKLLDCPGIVMATSTSDAAMILRNCVKIEQLVDPVPPVEAILRRCNKAQILQHYGVPDFHTALEFLALLARRKGKLRKGGLPDTDKAAKSVLMDWTGGRISYFTHPPETHMLPTHVSAEIVTEMGKAFDWDELEKGNQEVLADSSCSDVQMGFCIESMGMTNGNQAQAYVHQEMEGELVQESNSINETESMEDDQDPEFGAMTVEIKSQKSKSVLPKNDPASKAPDLKDIVNVDPLQQGQALLAARKKRKKQQKRADKLGTKLSDTLTAAMDFSFCDS, translated from the exons ATGTCTAAATCAA AACAAAGACGAGCTAAACGCCTTGGTTTTTTGGGGAAGCGCAAG AATAACGATGGGAAGAATGCTGATGCTtcaggtgccacaaattctaAGGCGTCACATCTGCAACATGGCAAGGACAGAAATCCAGAAGAAATAAGAAAGCAAAGG cttcaagagctccaagaAAAGCAGAAGATCTCCAGAGAACAGCAACTGATGAAGAAGAGGAATTTGCAAAGCTTTCAGAATGACATCcttcagagacagagagagtttGAGCAGAGG GAAACAGAGATGCAGAGTTTGGAAAAACATGTGcactttgaaaatgagaattcaAGAAAAGCATATTATAGAGAATTTAAAAAG GTAGTGGAGGCTTCAGATGTGATCTTAGAAGTTTTGGACGCACGTGACCCACTTGGGTGCAGATGCCCTCAGGTTGAGCAGGCAGTCATTCAAAGTGGAACAAACAAAAAGATCGTGTTAGTGCTAAATAAAATTG ATTTAGTGTCAAAGGAAATTGTGGAGAAGTGGATTAAATATCTGCGAAATGAGTTTCCAACAGTGGCTTTCAAGGCATCTACTCAACAGCAGTCGAAAAACTTG AAACGGAGTAACGTAAAGGTGACTCAAGCCACCACAGAGCTCCTCAGCAGCAGCGCTTGTGTTGGTGCAGATTGCTTGATGAAGCTACTCGGCAACTACTGCCGCAACCTCGATATAAAGACGGCTATCACCGTTGGTGTCGTAG GTTTTCCTAATGTGGGAAAGAGCAGTTTGATCAACAGTTTAAAACGTGCAAGAGCATGCAGTGTTGGAGCAACTCCTGGTGTCACCAA GTGCCTTCAAGAAGTGCACTTGGACAAACACATCAAGCTTCTTGATTGTCCTGGCATCGTCATGGCAACGTCAACAAGTGACGCTGCAATGATTCTTCGGAATTGTgtaaaaattgaacagttggttGATCCAGTTCCTCCTGTTGAAGCCATCCTGCGACGTTGCAACAAGGCACAA ATTCTCCAGCACTATGGAGTCCCTGACTTTCACACAGCTTTGGAGTTCTTGGCATTGCTAGCGCGGCGGAAGGGGAAACTGAGAAAAGGCGGGCTACCTGACACCGACAAAGCTGCAAAAAGCGTATTAATGGACTGGACAGG GGGAAGGATCAGCTATTTCACGCATCCCCCTGAGACACACATGCTTCCTACGCATGTCAGCGCTGAAATCGTGACAGAAATGGGTAAAGCCTTTGACTGGGATGAACTTGAAAAAGGAAATCAGGAAGTTCTTGCTG ATTCATCTTGTTCGGATGTTCAAATGGGATTCTGCATCGAAAGCATGGGGATGACGAATGGCAACCAGGCTCAAGCTTACGTTCACCAAGAAATGGAAGGAGAGTTAGTGCAAGAGTCAAATTCTATAAATGAAACTGAATCAATGGAGGATGATCAGGATCCAGAG TTTGGAGCAATGACAGTGGAGATAAAATCTCAAAAGTCCAAGAGCGTATTGCCTAAAAATGATCCTGCATCCAAAGCTCCAGATTTGAAGGATATTGTTAATGTAGATCCTTTACAACAAGGTCAGGCACTTCTGGCTGCTCGCAAAAAGAGGAAGAAGCAACAAAAAAGAGCTG ACAAACTTGGTACCAAGCTGTCCGACACCTTGACAGCTGCAATGGATTTCTCCTTTTGTGAcagttga
- the LOC125977219 gene encoding red-sensitive opsin, translating into MAAAWDKPVFAARRYQETTRESAFSYTNSNNTRDPFEGPNYHIAPRWVYNVSTCWMIFVVIASVFTNGLVLVATAKFKKLRHPLNWILVNLAIADLGETVFASTISVCNQFFGYFILGHPMCIFEGYTVSVCGIAALWSLTIISWERWVVVCKPFGNVKFDAKWATGGILFSWIWSAIWCAPPIFGWSRYWPHGLKTSCGPDVFSGNEDPGVQSYMIVLMITCCLIPLAIIILCYLAVWWAIRTVALQQKESESTQKAEREVSRMVVVMIVAYIVCWGPYTFFACFAAANPGYAFHPLAAAMPAYFAKSATIYNPIIYVFMNRQFRTCIMQLFGKEVDDGSEVSTSKTEVSSVAPA; encoded by the exons ATGGCAGCGGCTTGGGATAAACCGGTTTTTGCTGCCAGGCGATACCAAGAGACGACAAGGGAATCTGCATTTTCTTATACAAACAGCAATAATACCAGAG ATCCTTTCGAAGGTCCAAACTACCACATTGCACCTCGATGGGTTTACAATGTTTCAACATGCTGGATGATTTTTGTGGTTATCGCGTCAGTATTCACCAATGGACTTGTCTTGGTGGCTACAGCAAAATTCAAGAAACTCCGTCACCCTCTCAACTGGATTCTGGTCAATCTTGCTATTGCTGATCTGGGAGAAACGGTTTTTGCCAGCACTATCAGTGTTTGTAACCAGTTTTTTGGTTATTTTATCTTAGGACACCCAATGTGCATATTTGAGGGCTACACTGTCTCAGTTTGTG GTATCGCCGCTCTCTGGTCCCTGACTATCATCTCTTGGGAGAGATGGGTAGTTGTATGCAAACCATTTGGAAACGTTAAGTTTGATGCCAAGTGGGCTACAGGTGGAATTCTGTTCTCTTGGATCTGGTCAGCCATATGGTGTGCTCCCCCAATCTTTGGATGGAGCAG GTATTGGCCTCATGGATTAAAGACGTCCTGCGGACCTGATGTATTCAGCGGAAATGAAGACCCCGGCGTTCAGTCCTACATGATTGTCCTGATGATTACTTGTTGCCTTATCCCACTGGCTATCATTATTCTCTGCTACCTTGCAGTGTGGTGGGCTATCAGAACT GTTGCCTTGCAACAGAAGGAATCGGAGTCCACTCAGAAAGCAGAGAGAGAAGTATCTAGGATGGTGGTCGTCATGATCGTGGCTTATATTGTCTGCTGGGGACCTTACACCTTTTTTGCCTGCTTTGCTGCGGCAAATCCTGGCTATGCTTTCCATCCTCTTGCCGCAGCGATGCCTGCATACTTTGCCAAGAGCGCAACGATCTACAACCCAATCATCTACGTTTTCATGAATCGACAG TTTCGCACGTGCATCATGCAGCTCTTTGGCAAAGAAGTTGATGATGGCTCTGAAGTATCCACGTCAAAGACAGAAGTCTCCTCTGTGGCTCCTGCTTAA